The proteins below are encoded in one region of Telopea speciosissima isolate NSW1024214 ecotype Mountain lineage chromosome 10, Tspe_v1, whole genome shotgun sequence:
- the LOC122642890 gene encoding uncharacterized protein LOC122642890, with protein sequence MGCLVRCVLVPLLSHLTVRNKQSSPTKLLWLPSYEATTTLPQGPKFLRTLSIMNTRALTVSSLAQGVSSPPAASGDVSVLLQMSAVLLMAYWITNFVVPDIISEALQFDKPSKDQIPEDKIPSQDD encoded by the exons ATGGGATGCTTGGTTCGCTGTGTTCTCGTTCCCTTACTCTCACACCTCACAGTCAGAAACAAGCAATCAAGCCCAACCAAATTGCTTTGGCTTCCCAGCTATGAAGCCACCACTACTTTACCCCAAGGCCCCAAATTTCTCCGAACACTATCTATTATGAACACCCGAGCTCTCACCGTCTCATCTCTTGCCCAGGGCGTTTCTTCTCCCCCAGCAGCCTCTGGTGACGTATCTGTTCTCCTTCAAATGAG TGCTGTTCTTCTCATGGCGTATTGGATTACCAATTTCGTTGTGCCGGACATAATCTCAGAGGCTCTCCAATTTGATAAGCCAAGCAAAGACCAGATCCCTGAAGACAAGATTCCCTCACAAGATGATTAG